The Saliniradius amylolyticus DNA segment GCTAAAGGCGAATATGTCTATTTTATAGACTCTGATGATATGCTCGGTAATAATGATGCAATAGAAGCTTTGGTGAAGGAATCGGTGCATTCAGAAAGCGATATTGTAACCGGTAGGGTGTTACATTGGTATAGCGATGGTAGCACTACAGAGGATTACTTAGCTGAATGTCAAAAAAAATCATTCTCAGGCCGAAAATTTATAGATGTTCCAGAATTTTGTAGTCACGTAGTTGCTTGGCATAAATTAATTAAGAGAGAGTTTTTAGAGAAAAATAGTATATATTTTATAGAGTACTTGAAAAAACACGAAGACAATCCTTTTACAACAAAAGCCTTTTTCTATAGTGATAAGATAAGCTTTGTAAAAGATAGCCTTTTACTCTATAGGCAGCGTGGAGATTCTGATACGACTTCAATAATGTCTATAGATGACGAAGAGTATAATGCTAAATATAAGTTTCTCTGTTATAAAGAAATTTATGAGTTTCTGTCTGAATTTCCAGAGGAAAATTATACTAGGAATTTATTGTTCTATGAAGCGTCAAAAACTTTGAGCGATCTGGTTAATTGGAAATTTAAAAATATTACACAATCATTAAGGGTTGAGTATCTAAAAGAGCTGGGGTTTTTGATTAGGAAGGTATCTGGGCAAGACTTTAATTATATCTTTTTTGATTGTGCTGATTTCTCAAGCTTTCTTCATCGGCATGGCGTTACCGACTGTGAAAAATTCTATTTTAGAAAGCACCCCAGGCTTAATGTTTGGCAACTCTTTAATCTGTTTTTTCTGATTTTTTATTATAGGATTTTCGATCCTGGTTTCTATATTAGATATAATCCTGAGGTCATGCAGAAAGATAGGTCTCCTACTTTGCACTATCTGCTTTATGGATTACGTCGAGGTCTTGCTCCTAATAAATGTATAAATGATAAGCTCAATAAACTTCCCCATCGAAGTTCCTTCGAATTGAAGATAGCTGTCAAAGATTATATAACTAATAGGAAGAGTAGTAATGTTGATTAGCATCGTATGTCCAGTGTTTAATGCAGCTAATTTTTTAGATGAGTTTTTGGGGTCTTTGTTAAAGCAGACCTCAAAGTCATTTGAGGTTATATTTGTTGACGACTGTTCTTCCGATGATTCTTTAAAAATATTGAGCTCGTTTCAGAGTACTGATTTCAAAGTGAAAGTGGTGCGTAATGAAAAAAATTTAGGACCAGGACCTACTAGAAATATTGGGTTGAATTATGTTAGCGGTGATTATGTTTGTTTTTTTGATCCTGATGATGTTATAGCAACTAATGCAGTAGAAGTTATTTTGAAATATGCTGAGTTTGGAGATTACGATTTATTAAGAGGGAATGGTAAGTACTTTATTCTGGATCAAAGTTCAGAAAAGTATCCGTTGCCAAATATAAAAACTATAAACAATAAATTCTGTGAAAAGGATGAAATCAATGAAGCTCACGGTCTACCCTGGTATCATGTTGTTTTTGCTTTCAAGGTTGAGAAGTTAAAAAGAATTTGCTTGAAATATCCTGATCTGAGAGTTGGCGAAGACCCTGTTTTTTTGTTTAACGCTTTATCTCGATTGAAAAATTGTTATTTTTTTCCTGAGACGATTTATTACTATAGAACAAATCCAGATGAAGTTCGTCATTTTAATACTATAGAAAAGCTAAAAGACTTTTGTGAACATTTAGAGGAAATGAGTCGAATAGCTCAAACGTATTCTCAAATGGATACATTTGAGAGATATTTCCGAGATACTTTTTGGTTTGTATTTGAGAGCTATATTTTATATAACGACGAAGCTTTGTCCGAATGTACATCCTCCATTTCGAAAGTGATTAAGACTGTAAAGAACAAAGCTTCACTTGCAAATGATGAGTTTCATAGGCTCCTGGTTGACTCTCTATTGAGAGAAGACGCTGCTGCTATCAGTTTCATCAGGCATGCAAAGAGAATGCTTGATAATGAGCCTAAAAATCATAGACATGAATCTGCTTTTTCCGGCAATGATATAACGTTTTATTTAACTGTAAGCTGGATGTGCACTAGACCTTTACGTAAGATTTCTAGATTTTACTTTTTAATAAAAGATTATATTTTCTTGAGAACTAATAGAGATCTCAATATTCATGAGTATGTTGATAGTAATCCAGATGTGAAGTCCTATTTTCTTGGGCCGTATTTACACTTTTTGATAAATGGTTCCTATGAAAAAAGAAGCTGGTCGGGCATTTCGAAATTTTATTTTAATGATAGTTTGATACCGGATTCTATTTTTTCTGGGAAAAGGCCATTGTTAAAGAGGAAATAATAGGTAGCTCAATGTTAGTTTCGATAATAACGAGAACTAAAGATCGACTGAAAGTCCTGGACAGGGCAAAATCTTCCGTGTTAGGACAGGACTATGAAAATATCGAATGGGTGTTGATAAATGACGGTGGAGAGGATATTCCAAGTACTTTTTTCAGCGGCCTAGAAAGTTCACTCGCTTCTTTTGTCTATATCAATGTTCCCAAATCAATTGGTATGGAGGCGGCATCTAACAAAGCAATTAGTCGCTCTAATGGGGAATTAATACTCATTCATGATGATGATGATGATTTAAATCCTAAGGCGATCTCCGAAATGGTCACGTTTTTGGAAAATAATTCTGTGTTGTCAGGAGTGATAACAAATTATAATTATAAGGAGGAATGTTTTAGTGACGGGGAATGGGTTACAGTTTCTGAAAGTGAAGTCAAAACCTTAAGCTCAGATTGCTTGCTGCTCATTGATATATTAAAGAATAATATATTTCCGCCTATTAGTTTTATGTTTTATAGACGTGCTTATGACACTATTAGAGGTTATGACGAACGTTTATCTGTCCTTGGTGACTGGGATTTTAATCTAAGGTTTTTATATTGCTTTAGGGTTGGTCACCTTGATAAAAATCTTGCTAATTATTATGTCAGATCGTTAAATGATTTAAGTTCGTACTCAAACTCAGTTGTTAAAGATAGGTGTAAGCATCTTCGAAGTCATGAGGTTGTGATTAATAAATACATTTCAGAGCCTGCATCATATGATTTTCCTGGACTGGGTGGGGCGCTGCTATTAGAATATAGAAACAAAGAACAAGTAAGCTTGCTCGCTGAAGTTTCTAAAAATAGTATTTCTGCCATCTTATCATTCCTTTCTAAGCTTTGGAGTAAAGTATATGGAAAGCGGTTCAAAAATATACGGTAAAAAATTCTACCAGAACCAAAGTGGCGGAAGTTACGAAAGTGCTGTAGCTGTTCTTCAGAGGGTATTTGAGGTCCTACCTGTTAAGGTTGAGCGTGTCGTTGACTTTGGATGTGGTTTAGGAACTTGGTTAGCAGGTTGTAGGCAGTTGGGTGTTAGTCAGCTAATTGGAGTTGAAGGTGATCATGTTAAACATTTGGATAAATATATAGAGGACGAGCACTATATCTATTGTAACTTGGAGAAAAAACGGCCTGCGTTTGAGCAAAGCTTTGACCTCGCTATTTGCCTGGAGGTTGCTGAGCACTTAACTAAACCAGCGGGTTCAGAAGTTGTAAAAGCCCTTACTCTATCATCGGACTATATATTGTTTTCCGCTGCAATACCTTACCAAGGGGGCGATGGTCATATTAATGAAACATGGAGTACCGACTGGGTAAAACTGTTCTCTTATCACAATTATGAATGCTTTGATGTGATTAGGCCTGCAATATGGGATGATTTTACTATCGACTGGTGGTATCGCCAGAACGTAATGTTATTTGTAAAAAATGGCTCTGCTAAATCAACTTATTTCGATGATAAAAAGTCTTTTCACTGCAAAAACCTTGTTCACCCTCAACAGTTTTTGACCGAAGTTCATTCGGCTAGAGACCAAGTAGATAATAGCCTAGGTGAAGATTTTAATTTTTATAAATCATCGGCATGTTTTGAAGAAGGTTTAGTTTGGAAGTCTCAAGAAAATTATATTGCTCAAAAAAGTAGAGTCAGGAAGGGGCAAGCATATAACTTTGATATGCTCAAGGATTCGAGTTTACCAATTATCTATAAGGACGACGAAGTTCCTGTTGAGGACCATGCTATTGATCAGCCTGTGTTGTTGATTGTGGGTGTTCAAAAAGCTGCTACAACTTGGCTTTTTAATTTCCTATCATCTAGGGATACCGCTTTTTATGGTCCTCCAGTGAAAGAGGTGAATTTTTTTAATAGATTGTTTTTTGCTAGAAACTCTGCGTACTCAGGGTTTTGGGCAGATAGGGTTGTGGCGGATAAGTTTAAGGGCAAGCTTAATGATATAAACAATGACAGATGGTCAAAGTATGTCTTTAATATTGTTCATAACTCGCTTAACTTAGCTTGGTATAAGAAGGTTATGACTGAATATTCTAGAGGAAGGGTGGCTATAGACGCGACCCCAGAGTATTGTATGTTGCCATCAAAAGGAATCAATTACCTCTCGGATTCCCTTCTAAATAAAAATATTGTTTTAGTATTGCGCGATCCCGTTGAGAGAGTTATATCACAAGCTAAGGCAGCCCTAAAAGCAGCGGGTATACCTGTATCTGATGAAGATATAATTGAATTTTGTAAGAGGGATAGTGTGATAAAACGCTCTGACTACAGTGAAATATTAAATTCATGGATGCACGAGCTAGAACAAGGGAACCTTACTATCTTACTTGCAGAAAAACTTTGGAAGTCGTACGAGGATGCCTGCGAGGAACTAAATAAGCTCTACCCCGATCACAACTTGTCAAAATGTGAGTGGGAAACTCCTTACAATGCAACTGAAAACTATGGCGTAAGTTCATTGCTCTATGATGAGGTATCACACCTTGTCGATTACCAGAGGCAGCTAAAGGCTGTAAGAGCATATCGACCCGATGTAGATGAATTTTGGGGATTATAGATAGTATACACAGATAGTGTGAGTGTTTTAGCTTGATTAACGTTAAATTATTCTAGCTGAAGGTAAAGTTAACTGTTGCTTTTTGAATCAATGAGTGGTCTGTATTGTTATGTTTTTTCTTTTGCTAAGTGGGTTTGTTTGTAGTTTGGAGAGTCTTTTTAGTGGTTTTTATTAAGAATATATTGTTGATGTTAGAGTAAGTCTGTATCTTCTATTTTGCCTGTTTTAGAGAGGCTGTTCGGTTTTATCAGATTCTTGCATTAGCCAGGTTTTAGTTGTATCAAAGTAGAGTTTCCAAATTGAATGTTTAATCGACTTTTCAAACGTCATTACCCCAGTGTGTTTTTTGTGCATATTCCTAAAACAGCGGGTACCAGTTTTCGCCATGCCCTCGAGCGACAGGTTCCACTTTGGAAAGACTATGGGGAAGAGTCAAAGGTCACAAGTGACGAAGTCAGGAAGAAGGCTTATGCTGAATCTGATTTTTATACATTGAAGGATATGGTTTTTGCATCTAAGCGATCTTTGTGTGGGCATATACCAGCACGTAAATACAGTGATTTTTATCCGTCACATAAGGTGGTGACTTTTTTACGGCATCCATTCCAGCAGGTCTTATCTCACTATAATCATAAGGTAAAGTATGATGGCTTAAATCTAAGCTTGGAAAAGTATCTTGTCAAATCATGCTATCGAAATATACAGTCCCGCTACTTAAAAGGTTTACCGCTGTCTTTATATGGTTTTATCGGCATAACGGAGCGATATGTTGAGAGTGTCGAGTACTTTAATGAGCTATACGGGAGCC contains these protein-coding regions:
- a CDS encoding glycosyltransferase family 2 protein, with the translated sequence MLVSIIIPVYNVEKYIDDCLQSVLGQTYSNLEVICVDDCGNDNSVAICEKYASEDSRVNIVKHEFNKGLPGARNTGLKLAKGEYVYFIDSDDMLGNNDAIEALVKESVHSESDIVTGRVLHWYSDGSTTEDYLAECQKKSFSGRKFIDVPEFCSHVVAWHKLIKREFLEKNSIYFIEYLKKHEDNPFTTKAFFYSDKISFVKDSLLLYRQRGDSDTTSIMSIDDEEYNAKYKFLCYKEIYEFLSEFPEENYTRNLLFYEASKTLSDLVNWKFKNITQSLRVEYLKELGFLIRKVSGQDFNYIFFDCADFSSFLHRHGVTDCEKFYFRKHPRLNVWQLFNLFFLIFYYRIFDPGFYIRYNPEVMQKDRSPTLHYLLYGLRRGLAPNKCINDKLNKLPHRSSFELKIAVKDYITNRKSSNVD
- a CDS encoding glycosyltransferase family 2 protein, which translates into the protein MLISIVCPVFNAANFLDEFLGSLLKQTSKSFEVIFVDDCSSDDSLKILSSFQSTDFKVKVVRNEKNLGPGPTRNIGLNYVSGDYVCFFDPDDVIATNAVEVILKYAEFGDYDLLRGNGKYFILDQSSEKYPLPNIKTINNKFCEKDEINEAHGLPWYHVVFAFKVEKLKRICLKYPDLRVGEDPVFLFNALSRLKNCYFFPETIYYYRTNPDEVRHFNTIEKLKDFCEHLEEMSRIAQTYSQMDTFERYFRDTFWFVFESYILYNDEALSECTSSISKVIKTVKNKASLANDEFHRLLVDSLLREDAAAISFIRHAKRMLDNEPKNHRHESAFSGNDITFYLTVSWMCTRPLRKISRFYFLIKDYIFLRTNRDLNIHEYVDSNPDVKSYFLGPYLHFLINGSYEKRSWSGISKFYFNDSLIPDSIFSGKRPLLKRK
- a CDS encoding glycosyltransferase gives rise to the protein MLVSIITRTKDRLKVLDRAKSSVLGQDYENIEWVLINDGGEDIPSTFFSGLESSLASFVYINVPKSIGMEAASNKAISRSNGELILIHDDDDDLNPKAISEMVTFLENNSVLSGVITNYNYKEECFSDGEWVTVSESEVKTLSSDCLLLIDILKNNIFPPISFMFYRRAYDTIRGYDERLSVLGDWDFNLRFLYCFRVGHLDKNLANYYVRSLNDLSSYSNSVVKDRCKHLRSHEVVINKYISEPASYDFPGLGGALLLEYRNKEQVSLLAEVSKNSISAILSFLSKLWSKVYGKRFKNIR
- a CDS encoding class I SAM-dependent methyltransferase, with protein sequence MESGSKIYGKKFYQNQSGGSYESAVAVLQRVFEVLPVKVERVVDFGCGLGTWLAGCRQLGVSQLIGVEGDHVKHLDKYIEDEHYIYCNLEKKRPAFEQSFDLAICLEVAEHLTKPAGSEVVKALTLSSDYILFSAAIPYQGGDGHINETWSTDWVKLFSYHNYECFDVIRPAIWDDFTIDWWYRQNVMLFVKNGSAKSTYFDDKKSFHCKNLVHPQQFLTEVHSARDQVDNSLGEDFNFYKSSACFEEGLVWKSQENYIAQKSRVRKGQAYNFDMLKDSSLPIIYKDDEVPVEDHAIDQPVLLIVGVQKAATTWLFNFLSSRDTAFYGPPVKEVNFFNRLFFARNSAYSGFWADRVVADKFKGKLNDINNDRWSKYVFNIVHNSLNLAWYKKVMTEYSRGRVAIDATPEYCMLPSKGINYLSDSLLNKNIVLVLRDPVERVISQAKAALKAAGIPVSDEDIIEFCKRDSVIKRSDYSEILNSWMHELEQGNLTILLAEKLWKSYEDACEELNKLYPDHNLSKCEWETPYNATENYGVSSLLYDEVSHLVDYQRQLKAVRAYRPDVDEFWGL
- a CDS encoding sulfotransferase family 2 domain-containing protein — protein: MFNRLFKRHYPSVFFVHIPKTAGTSFRHALERQVPLWKDYGEESKVTSDEVRKKAYAESDFYTLKDMVFASKRSLCGHIPARKYSDFYPSHKVVTFLRHPFQQVLSHYNHKVKYDGLNLSLEKYLVKSCYRNIQSRYLKGLPLSLYGFIGITERYVESVEYFNELYGSQVKALERNQNHSPSISSQSVGESLKARLLALNEEDLICYGQAKALLEQRLSHMEHHSVNSWVYASVNINNNNRLAGCAFYHGGTQPVRLVVKVGNEVLQTLTADNYFTGFPRWCFPRHRYVGFQSEKLPRTEGDVVSLEVKSTGQLLFRLKIE